One genomic window of Candidatus Pseudobacter hemicellulosilyticus includes the following:
- a CDS encoding L,D-transpeptidase: MNYKPFFIAALLLTITGFVAFTPSAERAVVRKNFTRTNPTGVVYVIVDKSDYELQIYDEEGWYATYPVVFGSKDLSDKMMEGDRKTPEGSFRIVSKKPHQKWHKMLMLDYPNKDSWDKFNQRRNNGQIPRSAGIGGGIAIHGTWPNDNIVVDGFTNWTNGCVSLKNEDLDELDEFLPIGTKVIIRR, from the coding sequence ATGAATTATAAGCCCTTCTTCATTGCTGCCCTGTTACTGACCATAACAGGCTTTGTTGCTTTTACTCCTTCTGCTGAAAGAGCTGTCGTCCGGAAGAACTTTACCAGGACCAATCCAACCGGTGTGGTCTATGTGATCGTTGACAAATCCGATTATGAGCTGCAGATCTATGACGAGGAGGGCTGGTACGCCACCTATCCCGTAGTGTTCGGCAGCAAGGACCTCAGTGATAAAATGATGGAAGGCGATCGAAAAACTCCTGAAGGCAGTTTCCGCATTGTATCGAAAAAGCCCCACCAGAAATGGCATAAAATGCTGATGCTGGACTATCCCAACAAGGATAGCTGGGACAAGTTCAACCAGCGCAGGAACAATGGCCAGATCCCCCGCTCAGCCGGCATTGGTGGCGGCATTGCCATACATGGGACCTGGCCCAATGATAATATTGTGGTAGATGGATTTACCAACTGGACCAATGGCTGTGTATCCCTCAAAAATGAAGACCTGGATGAGCTGGACGAGTTCCTGCCCATAGGCACTAAGGTGATCATCCGTAGATGA
- a CDS encoding carbonic anhydrase: MAKGTVPSYEKLLLENKAWAAERVNADPEYFERLAQLQKPEFLWIGCSDSRVPANEITGTQPGEIFVHRNVANLVINTDVNLLSVLDYAVNHLRVKHVIVCGHYGCGGIKAAATKTDFKLVLNMWLRNIKDVYRLHRDELNAIEDEEKRSDRLVELNVVEQLANLAKTSIIQRAWQSDQRPDLHGWVYGLKDGLINPVIEMKAGSSIDPLYQYENLKKWEF, encoded by the coding sequence ATGGCAAAAGGAACAGTACCCTCGTACGAGAAATTATTATTGGAGAACAAAGCATGGGCCGCTGAAAGAGTAAATGCCGATCCCGAGTATTTTGAACGGCTGGCGCAATTGCAGAAACCGGAATTTTTGTGGATTGGCTGTAGTGACAGCCGCGTACCCGCCAATGAGATCACCGGCACTCAGCCTGGTGAGATCTTCGTACACCGCAACGTGGCCAACCTGGTGATCAACACGGATGTGAACCTGCTCAGTGTGCTGGATTACGCCGTTAACCACCTCAGGGTGAAACACGTGATTGTTTGTGGTCACTATGGCTGTGGTGGTATCAAAGCTGCCGCTACCAAAACGGACTTCAAGCTGGTGCTCAACATGTGGCTGCGGAACATCAAGGATGTATACCGTCTGCACCGTGATGAACTGAATGCTATTGAAGATGAAGAAAAGCGCAGCGACCGCCTCGTTGAACTGAACGTAGTGGAGCAGTTGGCTAATCTGGCCAAGACCTCCATTATTCAGCGCGCCTGGCAGTCTGATCAGCGTCCCGACCTTCATGGCTGGGTATATGGTCTGAAGGATGGCCTGATCAATCCTGTTATTGAAATGAAAGCAGGGTCCAGCATCGATCCGCTGTACCAGTATGAGAACCTTAAGAAATGGGAATTTTAG
- a CDS encoding RNA polymerase sigma factor: protein MTEKEYNQCVTEYADNVYRFILKNLRHEEDARDVVQTAFEKMWINRADVEPGKSKSYLFTVAYHQMIDHIRKVKRVSLRESFNEDSRVIDRPASNTRKVLEEALSRLSETQRSLVLLKDYEGYSYEEIGRITGLNESQVKVYLHRARVQLKNYLVSPENVL from the coding sequence ATGACCGAGAAAGAGTACAACCAATGTGTCACAGAGTATGCGGATAACGTGTACCGGTTCATCCTGAAAAATCTCCGTCACGAGGAAGATGCCAGAGATGTGGTACAAACGGCATTCGAGAAAATGTGGATCAACAGGGCAGATGTGGAACCAGGCAAGAGCAAGAGTTACCTGTTCACGGTGGCTTATCACCAGATGATTGATCATATCCGGAAAGTGAAAAGGGTGAGCCTCCGTGAATCCTTTAACGAGGACAGCAGGGTCATTGACCGGCCCGCTTCCAATACCCGCAAGGTCCTGGAAGAGGCCCTTAGCCGTCTCAGCGAGACCCAGCGGTCCCTGGTACTGCTGAAAGATTATGAAGGATACTCTTATGAAGAGATCGGACGCATCACCGGCCTGAATGAAAGCCAGGTGAAAGTGTACCTGCACCGTGCCCGTGTGCAGTTAAAAAATTATCTGGTGAGCCCTGAAAATGTTTTGTAA
- a CDS encoding outer membrane beta-barrel protein, with the protein MKRVIILLTGISMALTSFAQTDSTTTTSDTVRVGNMIIIKKPGKEHSGPHSSTTIIYKKKVRSTQSNVSTNWFIFDLGFTNYNDNTNYTSAAIQDPATGFAPGATEDWFKLRTGKSSNVNIWFFMQRLNVIDHVVNLKYGLGLEMNNYRYKEPIKYNTDPFTQVSMDRTTSYKKNKLAADYLTVPLMLNFNFTPNREEPFGVSVGVSGGYLYASRQKTKTDADGKKKNRDDFDLRPWKLSYIAELALGPVKLYGSIANQSIFEKGLDQTPYSVGVRFSNW; encoded by the coding sequence ATGAAAAGGGTAATTATACTCCTGACCGGGATTTCTATGGCATTAACCAGCTTTGCTCAAACCGACTCCACCACTACTACCAGTGATACTGTGCGGGTAGGTAATATGATCATCATCAAGAAACCAGGCAAAGAGCATTCCGGGCCGCATTCCAGCACCACTATCATTTACAAAAAGAAGGTCCGTTCCACCCAAAGCAATGTCAGCACCAACTGGTTCATCTTTGACCTTGGCTTTACCAACTACAACGATAATACCAACTATACCAGTGCCGCTATCCAGGACCCTGCTACCGGCTTTGCCCCGGGCGCTACGGAAGACTGGTTCAAACTGCGCACCGGCAAATCTTCCAACGTTAACATCTGGTTCTTCATGCAGCGGCTGAATGTTATTGACCATGTGGTCAACCTGAAATATGGCCTGGGACTGGAGATGAACAACTACCGCTATAAAGAGCCCATCAAATACAATACGGATCCCTTTACCCAGGTGAGCATGGACAGGACCACCAGCTATAAAAAGAATAAACTGGCGGCCGATTATTTAACCGTGCCCCTGATGCTCAATTTCAACTTCACACCTAACCGGGAAGAACCCTTTGGTGTCAGCGTGGGTGTAAGCGGTGGTTATCTGTATGCCAGCCGCCAGAAAACCAAAACAGATGCGGACGGCAAGAAAAAGAACCGGGACGATTTTGACCTCCGCCCCTGGAAATTATCCTATATCGCTGAGCTGGCCCTGGGACCTGTGAAGCTCTATGGTTCTATTGCCAACCAGAGCATCTTTGAAAAAGGACTGGACCAGACCCCCTACAGCGTAGGCGTCCGCTTCAGCAACTGGTAA
- the acs gene encoding acetate--CoA ligase gives MSYPHQIRSADAYQAAYRRSIEDPEQFWSEIAADFYWRRPWDKTLEWDFKTPTIKWFAGGKLNITENCIDRHLATLANQPAIIWEPNSPEEHHRVLTYRDLHSKVVQFANVLKNNGVKKGDRVCIYMGMVPELAVAVLATARIGAVHSVIFGGFSAQSIADRLQDAQAEFVITCDGAFRGNKEIPLKSVIDDALVQCRFVKKVIVLTRTRTPVSMIKGRDVWWEDEIKIVETQGSPDCPAEEMDAEDMLFILYTSGSTGKPKGVVHTCGGYMVYTHYSFINVFQYQPGDVHFCTADIGWITGHSYILYGPLCAGATTLMFEGVPTWPDAGRFWEIVDKHKANILYTAPTAIRSLMGFGLDPLKGYDLSSLKVLGTVGEPINEEAWHWYHEQIGKGRCPIVDTWWQTETGGILISNMAGITPAKPSYATLPLPGVQPILVDENGKEVPGNDVSGNLCIKFPWPGMLRTTYGDHERCRLNYFATYENLYFTGDGCLRDADGNYRITGRVDDVLNVSGHRIGTAEVENAINMHTGVVESAVVGYPHDIKGQGIYAFVIFQGHNDNDEKLARQDITSTVSRIIGPIAKPDKIQFVSGLPKTRSGKIMRRILRKIAEGELDKLGDTSTLLDPGVVEEIKTGKL, from the coding sequence ATGTCATATCCCCACCAGATCAGATCAGCTGATGCGTATCAGGCTGCTTACAGGAGAAGCATTGAAGACCCCGAACAATTCTGGAGTGAGATCGCCGCTGATTTTTACTGGCGCAGGCCCTGGGACAAAACCCTGGAATGGGATTTCAAGACGCCCACTATCAAATGGTTTGCAGGCGGCAAGCTCAATATCACAGAGAATTGTATTGACCGGCACCTGGCCACCCTGGCCAATCAGCCGGCTATTATCTGGGAACCCAATAGTCCCGAAGAACATCACCGGGTGCTTACCTATCGCGACCTGCACAGCAAAGTGGTGCAGTTTGCCAATGTATTGAAGAACAATGGCGTTAAAAAAGGAGACCGTGTCTGTATCTATATGGGCATGGTGCCTGAGCTGGCCGTTGCCGTCCTGGCCACCGCCCGCATAGGCGCGGTACACTCAGTGATCTTTGGCGGATTCAGCGCACAGAGCATTGCAGACCGCCTGCAGGATGCACAGGCAGAATTTGTGATCACCTGCGATGGCGCCTTCCGCGGCAATAAGGAGATCCCCCTCAAAAGCGTAATAGACGATGCGCTGGTGCAATGCCGTTTTGTGAAGAAAGTCATTGTGCTGACCCGCACCCGTACGCCGGTCTCCATGATCAAAGGCCGGGATGTATGGTGGGAAGATGAGATCAAGATCGTGGAAACCCAGGGCAGTCCTGACTGTCCCGCCGAAGAAATGGATGCAGAAGATATGCTCTTCATCCTGTACACCTCCGGATCCACCGGTAAACCCAAGGGAGTAGTACATACCTGTGGCGGTTACATGGTGTACACCCACTATAGCTTTATCAACGTATTCCAGTACCAGCCCGGCGATGTGCATTTCTGTACAGCCGATATTGGCTGGATCACCGGTCATAGCTATATCCTATATGGCCCGCTCTGTGCCGGCGCCACTACCCTTATGTTTGAAGGCGTGCCCACCTGGCCTGACGCAGGCCGCTTCTGGGAGATCGTGGACAAGCACAAGGCCAATATCCTGTATACCGCTCCCACCGCTATTCGCAGCCTGATGGGCTTTGGCCTGGACCCGCTGAAAGGCTATGATCTCAGCTCCCTCAAAGTACTGGGTACCGTGGGCGAACCTATTAATGAAGAAGCCTGGCACTGGTACCATGAGCAGATCGGAAAGGGCCGCTGCCCTATTGTAGATACCTGGTGGCAGACGGAGACCGGAGGTATCCTGATCTCCAATATGGCAGGTATTACACCGGCCAAACCATCTTATGCCACGCTGCCCCTGCCGGGCGTACAGCCTATCCTGGTAGATGAGAACGGCAAGGAAGTCCCGGGCAATGATGTAAGCGGCAACCTCTGTATTAAATTTCCCTGGCCCGGCATGCTGCGCACCACCTATGGAGATCATGAGCGCTGCCGGCTGAATTATTTCGCCACCTACGAAAATCTCTATTTCACAGGCGATGGCTGCCTGCGGGATGCAGACGGCAATTACCGGATCACCGGCCGGGTGGATGATGTGTTGAATGTAAGCGGGCACCGGATAGGAACAGCCGAAGTGGAGAACGCCATCAACATGCATACCGGTGTGGTAGAAAGCGCCGTGGTAGGCTACCCCCATGATATCAAGGGACAGGGTATCTATGCCTTCGTGATATTCCAGGGACATAACGACAATGATGAGAAACTGGCCCGCCAGGATATTACTTCTACCGTTTCCCGGATCATTGGTCCCATTGCCAAACCGGACAAGATCCAGTTTGTAAGCGGGCTGCCCAAGACCAGGAGCGGGAAGATCATGCGCCGCATACTGCGTAAGATTGCCGAGGGCGAACTGGATAAACTGGGAGATACCAGCACCCTGCTGGACCCGGGTGTAGTGGAGGAGATCAAAACGGGTAAACTATAA
- a CDS encoding SulP family inorganic anion transporter, which yields MVKKAKGYFSSLGSDFPASVVVFLIALPLCLGIALGSNAPSFSGLIGGIVGGIVIGALSGSQLSVSGPAAGLTAIVAVAIGKLQVFEIFLVAVVLGGVFQIILGYLKAGILGDYIPSGVIKGMLAAIGLILILKQIPHLVGYEADFQGDEAFAQKDGKNTFSELYYSVRNMLPVALAIGVISILVQLLWDKVLAKKAKFFKLVPSPLFVVLFGVGVNEWLKVSMPHLALGTSHLVQIPIAESAGEFVSFFTLPDFSGLANVAVWTTALTIAIVASLETLLNIEAADELDPYQRVTPTNRELKAQGVGNLLSGLIGGLPLTSVIVRTSANVNSGAKTKMSAIMHGILLLACVALIPGVLNLIPYSSLAAILIYTGYKLTKPALYTEFFRKGWEQFLPFVITVGAILLTDLLIGILIGCLVGLFFVMRSNFKSAVFVVNDENKYLFRLRKDVSFLNKPIIKQKLEKVPANSYVLIDAARADFIDKDVVEVIEDFMKHAPLKNIKVELKRSVYKDQGFAELHDLRPSVEVLVSKN from the coding sequence ATGGTCAAAAAAGCAAAGGGCTATTTTAGCTCTCTTGGCTCGGATTTTCCGGCATCCGTAGTGGTATTCCTGATCGCTTTGCCCCTCTGTCTGGGTATTGCATTGGGTTCCAATGCACCTTCCTTTTCCGGCCTTATCGGCGGTATTGTGGGGGGTATTGTGATCGGCGCACTCAGCGGTTCCCAACTGAGTGTAAGCGGACCGGCAGCCGGCCTGACCGCCATTGTGGCCGTGGCCATTGGTAAACTGCAGGTTTTTGAGATCTTCCTGGTAGCCGTTGTGCTGGGAGGCGTCTTCCAGATCATTCTGGGTTACCTGAAAGCCGGTATCCTGGGGGATTATATTCCCTCCGGCGTTATCAAAGGCATGCTGGCCGCTATCGGCCTTATCCTGATCCTGAAACAAATTCCCCACCTGGTAGGCTATGAAGCCGATTTCCAGGGCGATGAAGCATTTGCCCAGAAAGACGGAAAGAATACCTTTTCAGAATTGTATTATTCCGTCCGTAATATGCTGCCGGTAGCCCTGGCCATTGGCGTGATATCCATCCTGGTGCAGTTACTATGGGATAAAGTACTGGCCAAAAAAGCCAAGTTCTTCAAGCTGGTCCCTTCTCCGCTGTTTGTGGTATTGTTTGGTGTAGGCGTCAATGAATGGCTGAAAGTATCCATGCCGCACCTGGCCCTGGGTACCTCACACCTGGTGCAGATCCCCATTGCGGAAAGTGCCGGTGAGTTCGTCTCGTTCTTTACCCTCCCTGATTTCAGCGGCCTGGCCAATGTTGCTGTATGGACCACTGCCCTGACCATTGCCATTGTAGCCAGCCTGGAAACACTGCTGAATATTGAGGCGGCGGATGAACTGGATCCCTATCAGCGGGTCACTCCTACCAACCGGGAACTGAAAGCCCAGGGTGTAGGTAACCTGCTGTCCGGTCTGATAGGTGGTTTACCCCTTACTTCGGTGATTGTCCGTACCTCGGCCAACGTAAACTCCGGCGCTAAGACAAAGATGTCCGCCATCATGCATGGTATTCTCCTGCTGGCCTGTGTGGCCCTGATCCCGGGAGTACTGAACCTGATCCCCTATAGCTCACTGGCGGCTATCCTGATCTACACCGGTTACAAACTTACCAAGCCGGCGCTCTACACCGAGTTCTTCCGCAAAGGCTGGGAGCAGTTCCTGCCCTTCGTGATCACGGTGGGTGCTATCCTGCTGACCGACCTGCTCATAGGTATCCTGATCGGCTGCCTGGTAGGCCTGTTCTTTGTGATGCGCAGCAATTTCAAATCGGCTGTATTTGTGGTGAACGATGAGAACAAATACCTGTTCCGCCTGCGGAAAGACGTATCGTTCCTGAACAAACCCATCATCAAACAGAAGCTGGAGAAAGTACCTGCCAATTCCTATGTACTGATAGATGCAGCCCGCGCTGACTTTATTGATAAGGATGTAGTGGAAGTGATAGAAGACTTTATGAAACATGCTCCGCTGAAGAATATAAAAGTAGAACTGAAACGAAGTGTTTACAAGGACCAGGGATTTGCAGAACTGCACGATCTGCGGCCTTCTGTGGAAGTACTGGTCTCCAAAAACTAA
- a CDS encoding Rpn family recombination-promoting nuclease/putative transposase, whose translation MVRTIIDGVPVGGKYADPLSDFGFKVLFGREANKAFLIAFLNDLLKGRKQIVDLKYTRTELHGPQSGYRRSVFDVSCITAQGEQFLIEMQRTYQDCYKDRAVYYTAAYLHELAPRGIRDWDYQLQEVILVSILNFGFADTGPDHYYHWVQLTDADSQRVFYPKLAYVFIELKKFTKTEAQLTTDLDRWLYLLRHMGALEEIPQALQQGIFPSVFAVAAISNLSKEDYMRVTRAMKERWDAYAVRTSAVNEGKREGREEGLKEGKLNGLQEGLQEGLKEGELKAKSAIIKSLLAENFPLARICKLTGVTRDFVRRVKMGLA comes from the coding sequence ATGGTCAGAACAATTATTGACGGGGTTCCGGTTGGCGGGAAATATGCTGATCCGCTGAGTGATTTTGGTTTCAAGGTCTTGTTTGGCCGGGAGGCGAACAAGGCTTTCCTGATCGCCTTTCTGAATGACCTGCTGAAAGGGCGGAAGCAGATCGTGGACCTGAAGTATACGCGTACAGAGCTTCATGGCCCGCAGTCCGGATACCGGCGATCGGTATTTGATGTCAGCTGTATCACTGCCCAGGGTGAACAGTTCCTGATTGAAATGCAGCGTACCTATCAGGACTGCTATAAGGACAGGGCGGTCTACTATACGGCAGCTTATCTTCATGAGCTGGCGCCCAGGGGGATCAGGGACTGGGACTACCAGCTGCAGGAGGTGATCCTGGTATCCATTTTGAATTTTGGCTTCGCAGATACAGGGCCAGATCACTATTACCATTGGGTCCAGCTGACGGATGCGGACAGTCAGCGGGTCTTCTATCCAAAACTGGCCTATGTATTTATTGAGTTGAAGAAATTTACCAAAACGGAGGCGCAGCTGACCACCGACCTGGACCGCTGGCTCTACCTGCTAAGGCATATGGGAGCGCTGGAAGAGATCCCACAGGCTTTGCAGCAGGGCATTTTTCCCAGTGTATTTGCGGTGGCCGCCATCAGTAATTTATCAAAAGAAGACTATATGAGAGTTACCAGAGCTATGAAAGAACGATGGGACGCGTATGCGGTCCGGACAAGTGCTGTCAATGAGGGAAAGCGGGAAGGAAGGGAAGAGGGGTTAAAGGAGGGGAAACTAAACGGCCTTCAGGAGGGGCTTCAGGAGGGGCTTAAAGAAGGCGAGCTCAAGGCCAAATCTGCCATTATCAAAAGTCTGCTGGCGGAAAACTTCCCGCTCGCCCGGATCTGTAAGCTTACCGGCGTCACCAGGGACTTTGTCAGGAGGGTAAAAATGGGGCTGGCCTGA
- a CDS encoding carbonic anhydrase, translated as MQSFEKLLLENKAWAAETLQDDPEFFERLQHVQTPEFLWIGCSDSRVPANEITGTLPGEIFVHRNIANLVVEDDINVLSVLEYAVAHLKVKHIIVCGHHNCGGVKAAMTNHSYGIIDKWIINIKNVYDEFRDEIDTIEKEEDRVNRLVECNVRQQVINLSKTETIRKAWEHERRPYIHGWVYGLGDGLLKPVFTLTPPIKQEEPAPYHVL; from the coding sequence ATGCAATCATTCGAGAAATTATTACTGGAAAATAAGGCCTGGGCGGCGGAAACGCTCCAGGACGATCCTGAATTCTTTGAGCGGCTGCAACATGTGCAGACGCCTGAATTTCTCTGGATCGGCTGCAGTGACAGCCGCGTGCCGGCCAATGAGATCACCGGTACACTGCCGGGAGAGATCTTTGTACACCGCAATATTGCCAACCTGGTGGTGGAAGATGATATCAATGTACTCAGCGTACTGGAATACGCTGTAGCTCACCTGAAAGTGAAACATATCATTGTCTGCGGTCACCATAACTGCGGTGGGGTGAAAGCGGCCATGACCAACCATTCCTATGGCATCATTGACAAATGGATCATCAATATCAAGAATGTATATGATGAGTTCAGGGATGAGATAGATACCATTGAGAAGGAAGAAGACCGGGTCAACAGGCTGGTGGAATGCAATGTCCGCCAGCAGGTCATCAACCTTTCCAAAACGGAAACTATCCGCAAGGCATGGGAGCATGAAAGAAGACCCTATATCCACGGCTGGGTATATGGCCTGGGCGACGGGCTGCTGAAACCGGTGTTCACCCTGACGCCGCCCATTAAACAGGAAGAGCCGGCTCCCTATCACGTATTATAA
- a CDS encoding MFS transporter has translation MNKTTAANPSGIWKVITASSVGTLIEWYDFYIFGSLATVISQQFFPKTNPTAALLATLATFAAGFIVRPFGALVFGRLGDLVGRKYTFLLTLVLMGGSTFAIGLVPGYETIGFAAPIIVLLLRLLQGLALGGEYGGAATYVAEHAPPGRRGFYTSWIQTTATLGLFLSLGVILLTRHSLSSDLDTSIKKFNDWGWRIPFWVSILLVGVSVYIRLRMKESPLFSRLKSEGKVSVNPLKESFGHKANLKMVLLALFGATMGQGVVWYTGQFYAQSFLENTCRIDFEQSRTILIWAILFATPFFVLFGGWSDRVGRKWIMLTGMLLAVSTYHFIFHRFISITDPAAKTELAGARKILSADTLILEKFPADTVRTTISEVSYTDGSRFREKREEKISVAEDGQISTKTNVSYFDKKLGSGGYWSLVGWLFLLVLYVTMVYGPIAAFLVELFPTRIRYTSMSLPYHIGNGVFGGLTPFVATLFTTIYVGDPLSGLWYPILIAGICLVIGAIYVSNRIDPDVND, from the coding sequence ATGAACAAAACGACTGCTGCTAACCCTTCCGGCATATGGAAAGTGATCACTGCATCTTCTGTAGGCACGCTGATAGAATGGTACGACTTCTACATTTTCGGTAGCCTGGCAACTGTGATTTCCCAACAGTTTTTTCCAAAAACCAATCCCACCGCGGCTTTGCTGGCTACCCTCGCTACTTTTGCAGCGGGCTTTATTGTGCGTCCGTTCGGGGCGCTGGTCTTTGGCAGGCTGGGTGATCTCGTGGGCAGGAAGTACACTTTCCTGTTAACGCTGGTGCTGATGGGCGGTTCCACTTTTGCCATCGGCCTGGTGCCGGGGTATGAGACCATCGGCTTTGCCGCCCCCATCATAGTGCTGCTGCTGCGCCTGCTGCAGGGGCTGGCGCTGGGCGGGGAATACGGTGGCGCCGCCACCTATGTGGCAGAGCATGCACCGCCCGGCAGGCGTGGTTTTTACACCAGCTGGATCCAGACTACCGCCACACTGGGCCTGTTCCTTTCCCTGGGTGTTATCCTGCTTACAAGGCATAGTCTTTCCAGTGATCTGGATACCTCTATCAAAAAGTTCAACGACTGGGGCTGGCGGATACCGTTCTGGGTCTCTATCCTGCTGGTGGGCGTATCAGTATATATCCGGCTCAGGATGAAAGAATCGCCGCTGTTCTCCCGGCTTAAGTCGGAGGGAAAGGTTTCTGTGAATCCCCTTAAAGAAAGTTTTGGGCATAAGGCCAACCTGAAAATGGTGCTGCTGGCGCTTTTTGGCGCTACTATGGGGCAGGGCGTGGTCTGGTATACCGGTCAGTTCTATGCGCAGTCGTTCCTGGAAAATACCTGCCGGATCGATTTTGAACAATCCCGCACTATCCTGATCTGGGCCATCCTGTTTGCCACGCCTTTCTTTGTGTTGTTTGGCGGCTGGAGCGACAGGGTAGGGCGCAAATGGATCATGCTGACCGGCATGCTGCTGGCCGTCAGTACCTACCATTTCATCTTCCATCGGTTTATCAGTATCACCGATCCTGCGGCCAAAACTGAGCTGGCAGGTGCGCGGAAGATCCTTTCAGCTGATACGCTGATACTGGAGAAGTTCCCGGCCGATACCGTCCGGACCACTATCAGTGAAGTAAGCTATACAGATGGATCCCGGTTCAGGGAAAAACGGGAGGAGAAGATCAGCGTGGCGGAAGATGGACAAATTAGCACTAAAACAAACGTTAGTTATTTTGATAAGAAACTGGGTAGTGGGGGGTATTGGTCGCTGGTGGGCTGGTTATTCCTCCTGGTCCTGTATGTGACCATGGTTTACGGGCCTATAGCGGCTTTCCTGGTTGAACTATTCCCCACAAGGATCCGTTATACCTCCATGTCCCTGCCTTATCATATCGGGAATGGGGTGTTTGGCGGTCTGACGCCCTTTGTGGCTACGCTGTTCACCACCATTTACGTGGGTGATCCCTTATCCGGGCTTTGGTATCCTATCCTGATTGCCGGCATCTGCCTGGTGATTGGGGCGATATATGTCAGCAACCGGATCGATCCGGACGTGAATGACTGA
- the gldA gene encoding gliding motility-associated ABC transporter ATP-binding subunit GldA translates to MSLEVRNLLKYYGQQKAVNDLSFKVAKGEIVGFLGPNGAGKSTTMKILTGYLLPDAGDALVCGINVQQDPLAAKARIGYLPEANPLYYDMYVREYLDFVADIHGVPDRKNRIEQVITTVGLTIESKKRIGQLSKGYKQRVGLAAALIHDPEVLVLDEPTTGLDPNQIIEIRELIRQLGQNKTVLFSSHILQEVEAICDRVVIINRGNLVADDTLSQLRLQSAGTSTLRVVFREAVDPSWLQNLGQVESVTQLSANEWALVCRDVKESQRQLMELTLQHNLNIVSLQAGGQSLEDVFRALTSA, encoded by the coding sequence ATGTCCCTTGAAGTCAGAAACCTATTGAAATACTACGGCCAGCAGAAGGCGGTCAACGACCTTTCCTTCAAGGTGGCCAAGGGAGAAATTGTGGGTTTCCTGGGGCCTAATGGCGCCGGGAAATCCACTACTATGAAGATCCTGACCGGCTACTTACTCCCTGATGCCGGGGATGCCCTTGTCTGTGGCATCAACGTACAGCAGGATCCCCTGGCCGCCAAAGCCAGGATCGGCTACCTGCCGGAAGCCAATCCCCTATACTACGATATGTATGTACGGGAATACCTCGATTTTGTGGCTGATATCCATGGCGTGCCCGACCGTAAGAACCGGATTGAGCAGGTCATCACCACCGTTGGGTTGACTATTGAAAGCAAAAAGCGTATCGGTCAGCTGTCCAAAGGCTATAAGCAGCGGGTTGGACTGGCAGCCGCCCTGATCCATGACCCCGAAGTGCTGGTGCTGGATGAACCCACCACCGGACTGGACCCCAACCAGATCATTGAGATCCGGGAGCTGATCAGGCAGCTGGGGCAAAACAAGACCGTTCTTTTTTCTTCCCATATTCTCCAGGAAGTGGAGGCTATCTGTGACCGGGTAGTGATCATCAACCGGGGCAACCTGGTAGCTGATGATACCCTGAGCCAGCTCCGGCTCCAGTCGGCCGGGACCAGCACCCTGCGGGTGGTGTTCCGGGAGGCAGTGGACCCTTCCTGGCTCCAGAACCTTGGACAGGTGGAATCTGTGACCCAGCTTTCCGCTAACGAATGGGCGTTAGTCTGCCGGGATGTGAAAGAATCACAACGGCAACTGATGGAACTCACTTTGCAGCATAATTTGAATATCGTTTCTTTGCAGGCCGGTGGACAAAGCCTTGAGGATGTGTTCCGGGCGCTCACCAGTGCGTAG